The Bacillus carboniphilus genome contains a region encoding:
- a CDS encoding spore coat protein produces MNKQATNQTQGNQTSIPNQQHVMNHGGHEVYDLHEMLAGIVNILDSYMIFRQYVTDSVLLDILDRQYQYITDQYNIIVECFQTGQEPNQKTSTYMMKESNDVVYGVQPTQPKKPNQSLSDVKDGGISGHMLGLIKANSSLLAMTSVETTNPVVRRVLAALVPNYIEMAYEIFLYQNKNRYYQVPQLSQKDMQYMVNGFQKAQGTPQMPNAQTNKTLH; encoded by the coding sequence ATGAATAAACAAGCAACCAATCAAACTCAAGGAAATCAAACGTCGATTCCAAATCAACAGCATGTAATGAATCATGGCGGACATGAAGTGTATGACTTACATGAAATGCTAGCTGGAATTGTCAACATTCTTGATTCGTATATGATCTTCCGTCAATACGTAACAGATTCTGTTTTGTTAGATATTTTAGACAGACAATATCAATACATCACAGACCAATACAACATTATTGTTGAATGTTTTCAAACTGGACAAGAACCAAACCAAAAAACATCTACGTATATGATGAAAGAAAGCAATGACGTCGTCTATGGAGTTCAGCCAACTCAGCCTAAAAAGCCAAATCAATCTTTATCCGATGTGAAGGATGGAGGCATATCCGGTCATATGCTTGGGCTCATTAAAGCAAATTCTTCACTATTAGCTATGACTTCTGTTGAAACGACGAACCCTGTTGTTCGCCGCGTGCTAGCAGCCCTTGTTCCAAACTATATTGAGATGGCTTACGAGATTTTCCTTTACCAAAATAAAAACCGTTACTATCAAGTGCCACAGCTTTCACAAAAAGACATGCAATACATGGTGAATGGTTTCCAAAAAGCCCAAGGAACTCCACAAATGCCAAACGCTCAAACAAATAAAACCCTTCATTAG
- a CDS encoding sensor histidine kinase gives MKLSSLSLYTKVRLIVFSFVLMTIGFSFIFIDFLYQELYIQNVEDMLIDEGERISAIYQSGPITEEFKEKINFHNSVSESEVMLIDNPRELSACLPFEIGHDSLIGEEERRTLLSGEMLLKTGYEERFNRTITGVVLPLLDNQTLHGVIYLYLPLEPIEEVFTYSTPILIGSGGLFFIIIFFIVDRMTERLLTPIEKMIQFSRNVSKGDFSKRVPIETKDEVGKLAEAFNQMSESLHLHDQHRRDFLANVAHELRTPLTYIKGYSHALKENIFKSKEEANQYSELIDRETDRMKRLVTDLLDLAQLEEMKEVINKQPFVFSQLIEDTIERFIPILNERSMTLKKQLNDEIIFFGDYERMMQVVYNLIENAIRYSDDGSSIHVQLTLENKNIFINIIDYGMGMSEEDVKHIGERFFRADKARSRTTGGTGLGLAIVKQIIQLHEGELKVFSELGKGTTFTVVLPYEEM, from the coding sequence ATGAAATTATCTTCCCTCAGCCTCTACACCAAAGTTCGTTTAATTGTTTTTAGCTTCGTCTTAATGACGATCGGTTTTTCTTTTATCTTTATTGATTTTCTTTATCAGGAATTATATATCCAAAATGTTGAAGATATGTTAATTGATGAAGGGGAGAGGATTTCGGCAATCTATCAATCAGGTCCTATTACAGAGGAATTCAAAGAGAAAATAAATTTTCATAATTCCGTTTCTGAATCCGAAGTAATGCTCATCGACAATCCAAGAGAATTAAGTGCCTGTCTCCCATTTGAGATTGGTCATGATTCTCTTATTGGAGAAGAAGAAAGACGAACATTGTTATCTGGTGAGATGCTCTTAAAAACAGGATATGAGGAAAGGTTTAATCGAACCATTACAGGAGTAGTGCTCCCCCTTCTTGATAACCAAACTTTGCATGGAGTCATTTACTTATACTTGCCTTTAGAACCTATAGAGGAGGTATTTACATACTCTACCCCGATTTTAATTGGAAGCGGTGGGTTATTTTTTATCATCATTTTTTTTATCGTCGATCGGATGACAGAAAGATTGTTAACACCTATTGAAAAGATGATTCAATTTTCAAGAAACGTTTCCAAAGGGGATTTTTCCAAAAGAGTACCCATTGAAACAAAAGATGAGGTTGGTAAGCTAGCAGAGGCTTTTAATCAAATGTCCGAATCTCTTCATTTACACGACCAACATCGAAGAGACTTTTTAGCAAACGTAGCTCATGAACTGCGCACCCCTTTAACATATATAAAGGGCTATAGCCATGCCTTAAAAGAAAATATATTCAAGTCGAAAGAAGAAGCGAATCAATACAGTGAGTTAATTGATCGAGAAACAGATAGGATGAAACGTCTTGTTACCGATTTATTAGATCTAGCGCAACTAGAAGAGATGAAAGAAGTAATTAATAAACAACCTTTCGTTTTCTCCCAACTAATTGAAGATACCATCGAACGGTTTATCCCCATCTTAAACGAACGGTCAATGACCTTAAAAAAGCAACTAAATGATGAAATCATCTTTTTCGGCGACTATGAAAGAATGATGCAAGTCGTATATAACTTAATTGAAAATGCCATTCGTTATTCAGATGACGGAAGTTCGATCCACGTTCAATTAACACTTGAAAATAAGAACATCTTCATAAATATAATCGATTATGGAATGGGAATGAGTGAAGAAGATGTGAAACATATTGGAGAACGCTTTTTTAGAGCGGATAAAGCAAGGAGCAGAACTACAGGAGGAACAGGCTTAGGTTTAGCCATCGTTAAGCAAATCATTCAACTCCATGAAGGAGAATTAAAGGTATTTAGTGAACTTGGTAAAGGTACCACCTTCACCGTTGTCTTACCTTATGAGGAAATGTAA
- a CDS encoding class I SAM-dependent methyltransferase, whose translation MDVKEYVRLSNLDFSGWDFSCLLNSGRMQEEMLSWSYGSSVLPYMQRSNSMLDMGTGGGELLSTLQPFPKKIAATEQYKPNVQIAKQRLEPLGVKVKEIQGDHNLPFASSSFDLVINRHESYNVNEVKRILTNNGTFITQQVGGADCADLNKLFGVPVNGEYLNWNLSNAVKDLKNAGLSVTFCKEEFPEQRFYDVGAILYYLKAIPWQIINFDPIDYMDELNMIDQRIQSTGYIEVRQHRFIISANK comes from the coding sequence ATGGATGTTAAAGAATATGTACGCTTATCAAATTTAGATTTTTCTGGTTGGGACTTTTCTTGTCTTTTAAATAGTGGAAGAATGCAAGAAGAAATGCTGTCTTGGTCATATGGGAGTAGTGTGCTTCCTTATATGCAAAGATCTAATTCCATGTTAGACATGGGAACGGGTGGGGGCGAATTACTAAGTACTCTACAGCCTTTCCCAAAAAAGATTGCAGCTACTGAGCAATATAAACCTAATGTTCAAATTGCCAAACAAAGACTGGAGCCTTTAGGTGTTAAAGTGAAAGAAATTCAGGGAGATCATAACCTACCTTTTGCTTCTAGTTCCTTTGATTTAGTTATTAATCGTCATGAGTCTTATAATGTAAATGAGGTAAAGAGAATTTTAACGAATAACGGTACATTCATCACTCAACAAGTAGGGGGGGCCGATTGTGCCGATCTTAACAAGTTGTTTGGTGTTCCCGTCAATGGAGAGTATCTGAATTGGAATTTGTCTAATGCAGTAAAAGATCTAAAAAATGCAGGATTATCGGTTACCTTTTGTAAAGAGGAGTTTCCAGAACAACGCTTTTATGATGTTGGGGCCATTCTTTATTATTTAAAGGCGATCCCATGGCAGATTATCAACTTTGATCCAATAGATTATATGGATGAATTAAACATGATTGATCAAAGAATCCAATCCACTGGATATATTGAAGTGAGGCAACACCGTTTCATTATATCTGCAAATAAATAA
- a CDS encoding response regulator transcription factor, which yields MNNPLTILIVDDEPEMRELIELNLLKEGYNCITAANGKEALKIVTSIKPNLILLDVMMPEMDGFTVAEKILENEKTPIIFLTARGDEWDRIYGLKLGAEDYIVKPFSPGELVARVEVVLRRFHVMKHPSEGLTIGGLEFDLEGRTVKLNSEPISLTLKEFELLHFLAKNKGRVFDREQLLEKIWGYDYSGSARTVDTHIKTLRLKMKDNGNIIKTVWGIGYKFVVDE from the coding sequence ATGAATAATCCATTAACCATTTTAATAGTTGATGATGAACCGGAAATGAGAGAACTCATTGAATTAAATTTACTAAAAGAAGGCTACAATTGTATAACGGCCGCTAACGGAAAGGAAGCTTTAAAAATTGTAACATCGATTAAGCCAAACTTAATCCTCCTTGATGTGATGATGCCGGAAATGGATGGTTTCACTGTTGCAGAGAAAATATTAGAAAACGAGAAAACTCCAATCATTTTTCTAACGGCAAGAGGAGACGAATGGGATCGAATTTACGGCTTAAAACTAGGAGCAGAAGACTATATCGTTAAGCCTTTTAGCCCAGGTGAATTAGTCGCTCGCGTTGAGGTTGTTTTGCGCCGCTTTCACGTGATGAAACACCCATCTGAAGGATTAACTATTGGGGGACTAGAGTTCGACCTAGAAGGACGGACTGTCAAATTAAATAGTGAGCCCATTTCTTTAACGCTAAAAGAATTCGAACTCCTTCATTTTTTAGCCAAAAATAAAGGACGAGTCTTTGACCGAGAACAACTTCTAGAAAAAATTTGGGGGTATGATTACTCTGGTAGTGCAAGAACAGTGGATACTCATATTAAAACGCTTAGACTTAAAATGAAAGATAATGGAAACATCATTAAAACGGTTTGGGGAATTGGTTATAAGTTTGTGGTCGACGAATGA
- a CDS encoding DUF1801 domain-containing protein: MGYELKTKENDNNVTEFIDQIEKEKKREDAYQLLTIFEETTGLKAKMWGESIIGFGSYHYKYKTGHEGDAPLVGFSPRKSNFSLYFATGDPNREELLKKLGKHKAGKACVYINKLEDIDIDVLKEFIHQSLEFLRKTYPS, translated from the coding sequence ATGGGATATGAACTAAAAACAAAGGAAAATGACAATAATGTCACTGAATTTATTGATCAAATTGAGAAAGAAAAGAAGCGTGAGGACGCATACCAGTTATTAACTATTTTTGAAGAAACGACAGGGTTGAAAGCAAAAATGTGGGGTGAGAGTATTATTGGCTTTGGCTCTTATCATTATAAGTATAAGACCGGTCATGAAGGGGACGCCCCATTAGTCGGTTTTTCTCCTCGTAAATCTAATTTCAGCTTGTACTTTGCGACAGGCGATCCTAATCGAGAAGAGCTTTTAAAGAAGTTAGGGAAGCATAAGGCAGGCAAAGCGTGTGTGTACATTAATAAGCTTGAAGATATCGATATTGATGTGTTAAAAGAGTTTATTCATCAATCTCTTGAATTTCTTAGAAAAACGTACCCGAGTTAA
- a CDS encoding FixH family protein has product MKKWLTLTITCLAFFVMVACGNNEQEETKSESTIQMIETEINFPEKINVNEEVTISATVTQGEEAIEDADDVIFEIWLGEEKANSNKVEATHQGKGVYSIDYTFTEAGEYNVQAHTQAREMHVMPTEVVQVGEMGMGNSGVAKGEHDHLGATMIHFMAPDSIQADEETEIMAHIEKDGQPIEEANVQFEISQSGSDDTKLVEAEEIEPGKYSAPYIFDKGMHMVKITVKTDDLDETTEEMVMVE; this is encoded by the coding sequence ATGAAAAAATGGCTTACGTTGACGATTACATGTTTAGCATTTTTTGTAATGGTCGCTTGTGGAAATAATGAACAAGAAGAAACAAAATCTGAATCGACAATACAAATGATTGAAACGGAGATCAACTTTCCGGAAAAAATCAATGTAAATGAAGAGGTAACAATATCAGCTACAGTGACTCAAGGAGAAGAAGCAATTGAGGATGCAGATGATGTGATTTTTGAAATTTGGCTTGGAGAAGAAAAAGCAAACTCTAATAAAGTGGAGGCAACTCACCAAGGTAAAGGGGTCTATTCTATTGACTACACCTTTACAGAAGCAGGTGAATATAACGTTCAAGCTCATACACAAGCGCGAGAAATGCATGTCATGCCAACAGAAGTCGTTCAAGTGGGAGAAATGGGAATGGGCAATAGTGGGGTCGCGAAGGGTGAACATGATCATCTTGGAGCAACAATGATCCATTTTATGGCGCCTGATTCTATTCAAGCAGATGAAGAAACTGAAATTATGGCTCATATAGAAAAAGATGGACAACCGATTGAGGAAGCAAATGTTCAGTTTGAAATCAGTCAATCTGGAAGTGACGACACGAAATTAGTAGAAGCAGAAGAAATAGAACCAGGGAAATATAGTGCACCTTATATATTTGATAAAGGAATGCATATGGTCAAGATTACCGTTAAAACAGACGATCTTGATGAAACAACAGAAGAAATGGTGATGGTGGAATAA
- a CDS encoding class D sortase: MGKFISWLLIITGGVLLAFGGWKIYDTNQQTTHSLAEAKEIVGNQLETTDEEKKVEAEKFTPGVGDVIGVLELPTIDAELPIVEGTDPDDLEKGVGHYKGSYYPDETGQIVLSGHRDTVFRKAGDLKIGDQIKVQMPYGEYTYEILDTKIVDKDDTSIITLQSEKEELLITTCYPFSYVGDAPERYIIYAEKIEG, from the coding sequence TTGGGGAAGTTTATTTCTTGGTTACTAATTATCACGGGTGGGGTTTTATTAGCATTTGGTGGATGGAAAATATACGACACTAATCAACAGACGACCCATTCTTTAGCAGAAGCGAAAGAAATTGTTGGTAATCAATTAGAAACAACAGATGAAGAAAAAAAGGTGGAAGCTGAAAAATTCACTCCTGGTGTAGGAGATGTCATTGGTGTTTTAGAATTACCAACGATTGATGCTGAATTGCCCATTGTTGAAGGGACAGACCCAGATGATTTAGAGAAAGGGGTCGGACATTATAAAGGGAGCTATTATCCAGATGAAACGGGACAGATCGTCTTATCAGGTCATCGTGATACCGTGTTTCGTAAGGCGGGGGATTTAAAAATAGGCGATCAAATTAAGGTTCAAATGCCTTACGGTGAATATACGTATGAAATCTTGGATACAAAAATTGTCGATAAAGATGATACTAGCATCATTACACTCCAAAGTGAAAAGGAAGAGTTACTAATAACAACTTGTTATCCGTTTAGTTATGTAGGAGATGCTCCGGAAAGATATATTATTTATGCCGAAAAAATAGAGGGCTAA
- a CDS encoding alpha/beta hydrolase, with protein MRVETFMLKSEEGKQVHAKKWLSDDGDVKAVVQLSHGMAEHIERYDEFASFLVKHGYAVYGHDHRGHGNTAESTEELGHFHDENGFSLVVEDLKRMTEIIKKDYPNKPIILMGHSMGSFVARRYIQLYGEQLSGVIISGTGGDPGLAGKVGKRLAMREAKRKGARVKSERMDKLMFGRFNQSFKPNRTDFDWLSRDHSKVDEYVNDPLCGEICSAQFYHDLLDGLLLIHREEEVKKTPKDLPIFIFSGSEDPVGQNTKGVLKVVKQLQEAGVTDLQYKFYENGRHEMLNETNRQEVFEDVLHWLDRHVNE; from the coding sequence ATGAGAGTAGAAACATTTATGTTAAAAAGTGAAGAAGGTAAACAGGTTCATGCAAAAAAATGGTTATCAGATGATGGTGATGTAAAAGCGGTTGTGCAACTATCGCATGGAATGGCTGAGCATATTGAGCGATATGATGAGTTTGCTTCATTCCTTGTAAAACACGGCTATGCCGTATATGGTCATGATCATCGAGGTCATGGGAATACAGCAGAATCGACAGAAGAATTAGGACATTTTCATGATGAAAATGGCTTTTCACTAGTCGTGGAAGATTTGAAAAGGATGACAGAAATTATAAAGAAAGATTACCCAAACAAGCCCATTATTTTAATGGGGCACAGTATGGGTTCTTTTGTAGCAAGAAGATACATTCAACTGTATGGTGAACAATTATCAGGAGTGATTATATCGGGGACAGGTGGAGATCCTGGTCTAGCAGGAAAAGTAGGAAAAAGACTAGCGATGCGTGAAGCTAAAAGGAAGGGGGCGAGGGTAAAAAGCGAACGGATGGACAAATTAATGTTTGGTCGTTTTAATCAATCCTTTAAACCTAACAGAACAGATTTTGATTGGTTATCTAGAGACCACAGTAAAGTGGATGAATATGTAAATGATCCTTTGTGTGGAGAAATTTGTTCTGCTCAATTTTATCATGATTTGTTAGATGGACTACTATTAATTCATCGTGAGGAAGAAGTGAAAAAAACGCCTAAAGATTTACCTATCTTTATTTTTTCTGGTAGTGAAGACCCTGTTGGTCAAAATACAAAAGGTGTCTTAAAAGTAGTCAAACAATTACAAGAAGCGGGAGTAACTGACCTTCAGTATAAATTTTATGAAAATGGACGTCATGAAATGTTAAATGAAACGAATCGTCAAGAAGTATTTGAAGACGTGTTACACTGGCTAGACCGTCATGTGAATGAATGA
- a CDS encoding dienelactone hydrolase family protein has translation MNSTCLNRIKLINHSNIAVVLVHEIYGINNHIEYKSNDLFEKGFDVYCENLLNRPSFGYDEEKEAYHYFYREVGLQRAYEQTFTLVKSLKRSYQKVVIWGYSVGATIAWMCSEDGEFLDAVVGFYGSRIRDYSRLHPRVPVLLFYPYEETSFDVKTLVDILNKKDKVKVDLFSGEHGFANPFSKKYDAGGEKESLAITLKFLEIWRDEYGI, from the coding sequence ATGAATAGTACATGCCTTAATAGAATAAAGCTAATCAATCATTCAAACATAGCAGTTGTGTTAGTTCATGAAATTTATGGAATTAATAACCATATAGAATACAAGTCCAATGACCTTTTTGAAAAAGGTTTTGATGTTTATTGTGAAAACCTTCTAAATAGACCTTCCTTTGGATATGATGAGGAGAAAGAAGCTTATCATTACTTTTATCGTGAAGTTGGCTTACAAAGAGCATATGAACAAACGTTTACTCTTGTAAAGTCATTAAAACGATCCTATCAGAAGGTGGTTATTTGGGGATACAGTGTTGGTGCCACTATCGCTTGGATGTGTAGTGAAGATGGTGAATTCTTGGATGCAGTTGTGGGCTTTTACGGTTCGAGAATTAGAGATTATAGTCGCTTGCATCCACGTGTTCCTGTGTTATTGTTTTATCCTTATGAAGAAACTTCCTTTGATGTGAAAACTTTAGTAGACATTCTGAATAAAAAAGACAAGGTCAAAGTGGATCTATTTAGTGGAGAGCATGGATTTGCGAATCCGTTTTCAAAGAAGTACGATGCTGGCGGTGAAAAAGAATCATTGGCCATAACTTTGAAGTTCTTGGAAATATGGAGGGATGAGTATGGGATATGA